ATCCGTCACGCTGAACAGCGAATGATTCAGCGGCCAGATACTGCGGTAGCCGATCAGCGCATGCGTGCCGCTCATATTGCTGCTAGTTGGCGCTGTGTTTTTAAAATCACCATGCTGCGAATACGAGATGGACTGCACCTTGGGATTCGCTACTGCCGGGTTGTCGATCCACACAATGGCGGCTTCCCAGTCATGGCGATGACCGAGACTTGGCGATGCTTCGTCTTTGGGGAAATACCACGCATACATAATTGCCCACACACCGTTATACCAGCCAGAACGGGCATAAATCTGTCCTGTGCTTTTGCTGCTTTGCCCATTCGAAGAACCAGTCGGCTGCAAGCCGCCACTTGTATTGCCCTGTGCATCGACTGCTGGGAAAGGAACACTGCCATTATATACCTTTAGAAAAGGCTGAAAGGTTTTGGCAGCTTTTTGTGAATCATTGGTCGGCGTCACTTCGTTAAAGCCAACCACCTTGTCATGGTCGATGACTGCCGCGTGAACGGAAGGCATGGGCATCACAGCGGTAAAAGCGGTAGCGGTTAGAGCAGTGGATAATAACAGCTTACTCATTACATGTTTCATATGTATCGCCTCCAAAGATAATTTTCCAATTTCCAGCAATATTATCCAGTTTGGAGGATCGTACTGTCTATATGAATATATAGAGCAAGGGATAGTGGTAAACGGTTGTGAGCTGAACAAAGCAGAAATTGTAAAAGCAATATCGCTCTGCATTGATCATCCCGCTGGATAAAGGGTAAAGGAATGCAGAAGCACCTTGCAGATTATCTTGATGTTCATCTATAGGATTGGTCTTTTCCTATTGTATAGATACAAGTAGAATACCGGGCGAATGGGGATTTTCATATTATATTTCGATACCCGTTGCATGACATGTCATGCTTATAGCTATTCATGTTGCTTGGACGACAGTATGTTGCATGGTTGCGATGATGATGCGCAGTGACAACAGAGCAAATCTGGTATGATGAGAAATGACGTTTACATCGCGGGGAACACAAGCAGATAGATACCAATCTTATGAACATTGATCACCCCGCACTTAACGACAACTATATTCTAGTGAATTTTACAATAGAGAAAGGAAGTGCCGCCCATGACAACCCTGATCGAAATTCCAGTACGACCGCTGGTGGAGTATGTGTACCGGACGGGCAGTATTGAATCCGGCTTCCGGGTGGCGCAGTCGATGCAGGAAGGCACGCGCATTCACAAGCAGATTCAGCAGGGCTATGACGAGCACGGAGAAAAGGAAGTGCACCTCAAAATCGAGATTCCATTCCGTGATTTGGTGTTCCGCATTGAAGGCAGATGTGATGGGATGTGGACCGATGAGCATGGGCTGCTGACGGTGGATGAGATCAAGTCCACCTCCATTTCTGCGGAGGATATTGGTGATGGACGCGAGGTGCATTGGGCGCAAGCGCAAATGTACGGGCATATTCTGGCAGAGCAGCGCGAGCTGGAGCAGGTGCGCGTCCAGCTAACCTATGTGCATAAGAGCAGCGGACGGGAAACGAAGCTGGAACGGATTCGTACTCGGCAGGAACTGCATGATTTTGCGATGGATACGCTTGCCAAGTATGCACCATATGCGGAGATGCTTGCCGAGCACCGTCGCCGCCGCAATGCAAGCATTGAGGGGCTTCCGTTTCCATTTTCAGGCTATCGATCGGGGCAGCGGCAGTTTGCGGGAGCGGTATACAAAACGGTCGGAGAAAAGGTGAATCTGTTCGCCGAAGCGCCAACCGGAACAGGCAAGACGATCTCCACTTTATTTCCGGTTATTAAAAGCATCGGCAGCGAGCGTGCCGAGCGACTAATGTATGTGACTGCCAAAACGGTAACCCGTGCCAACGCTGAGGACGCGCTACAGCGGATGCAGCAAAATGGATTGCATTTGCATGGCGTAACGATTACCGCTAAGGATAAGGTCTGCTTTTGCACCGCTGACGGCATGAATGGACGCGAGAATTGCGCGTATATTGATGGCTACTATGACCGGATCAATGAAGCGATTCTCGATATGTTAACCCATGAGACGTTGATGAATCGCGAGATTATCGAGCAGTACGCGCAAAAGCATACTGTATGCCCTTTTGAGCTGTCACTGGATGCTTCGTACGCATCAGATGCCGTGATCTGTGACTACAACTATGTATTCGATCCGCGTGTCTCACTCAAGCGCCTGACCGACGAGCAGCGCAAAAACACTGTCCTGCTCGTCGATGAAGCACACAATCTGGTTGACCGCGGACGCAATATGTTTTCCGCTCAGCTGAACAAGTCGTCCTTTCTCAATCTGAAAAGAGACTTCCAGACGTCCTCTGATCCACTTTCCAAAATCGCGGGGGCGATCAATGCGTACTTCCTGCGACTGCGTAAGCAAATGGGCGAGAAGGATATGATTAGCCGTAGCGAAGCGCCGGAGGACCTATTCAAGCTGTTGGAGGAGTTTGTGATTCGTGCGGAGGTAACACTGCTGGAGCAGGGCGCTGACGGCGAAATTGAATTGCTGCTGGAAACGTATTTTGCTACCCAGACCTTTTTGCGAATTGGGCGGCTGTATGACCTGTCCAGCCATATTACGTATGTAGAGGTGGACGGCAGTGAGGTGCTGCTGCGCATGTTCTGCATTGATCCATCTCTGCAATTGCGTCAGACTGCCAAGGGCTATCGCTCGGTGATTCACTTCTCGGCAACGCTGTCTCCGATTCGCTATTATCGCGATATGCTGGGGGCGGAGGAGGACGATTACAATATTTCCATCCCGTCGCCATTTTCGCGAGAGCAATTGGAAGTACGGATCGTGCCGTTATCTACCCGTTATCGAGATCGGGATAAGACGCGTGACGAGCTGGCACGGCTACTAGCGGAGCTAGTTAATGGGCGCAGTGGTAATTACCTCGCCTTTTTCCCATCGTATCAGTATATGCGGGATGTGCTGGAAGCCTTTGAAGCGCTAGAGCCGGATAGCGATATTCTGGTGCAGCAGTCGAGTATGGCGGAGGAGGAGCGGGACAAGTTTCTAGAGGCATTCCGTCCCGATAATGAGCGTACATTGACTGGCTTTGCAGTGATGGGTGGTATTTTCAGTGAAGGGGTCGATCTGGCAGGCGACCGTTTGACGGGCGTGATTATCGTCGGTGTCGGCTTGCCGCAGCTTGGACCAGAGCGTGAGCTGATCCGTGAACATTTTGCACGGGAAGGGCATAGCGGGTACAACTATGCGTATGTATATCCGGGCATGAACAAGGTACTGCAAGCAGGAGGGCGCTTGATCCGTACCGAGCAGGATCACGGGTTGCTGATGCTGGTAGACGACCGATTTTTGCAAAATCCGTATGCGCAATTGCTGCCGCCGGAGTGGAAGCCGGAGCATTGAAACGGTGACTTGCGTGATCTGTGGAGCGTTTTATAGTATCTCTAAATCTAACTCACCACATTTCTAATTCCTTCATCTATTGTTATCGGATCTCTTCGATAGGGTAGACACAGAGAATAGAGAAGCAAAACATCCCCCGACGCTAGGAAGCGCATCGGGGGATGTTTGCTGTATTCAGTATTCAACTGGATCATTCTGCTTGCTTGGATCGGAAGGTGATCTTCACATCTCAAAGCTGCAATTTATTCCGAAGCTTTGTTAATCGCGTCGTATGCCCAGTGCTGCGGCGTTACGTCTTTCCACGAAGGAGCTGTACCAGACGCTGCATTGCTGCTTTGAATGCGATTCAGTACGGTAACCACTTCAGCACGAGTCACCGGTTGGTTCGGATAGAATTTGCCGTCTGGGAAGCCTTTCATTAGACCAGCGGAAACGACTTTGTTAATATCGGATGCTGCCCAGTTGCTCTGTACATCGGCAGCTGTTGCAACGGAAGTATCACTGCTGTCCAAACCTTTCCAGCGCGAGATTAGGGAAGCCAGCTCGGCACGGGTCAGTGCTTGTCCTGGTTGGAAGCTGCCATCAGGATAGCCTTTCATCCAGCCGTTATTTTCAACCAGCTGAATGCCATTGGATGCCCAGTAGGAAGCAGGAACATCTTTGAAATTAACTGCGCTGCTGTCGCTATTGTCGCCGATCAGACGTTGCAGCATCACAGCCAGCTCTGCACGAGTGACTTGTTGATCTGGACGGAAGGTACCATCCTCATAACCTTGGATATAGCCTTTGCGTACAACGGCTGCTTTGCTTGTGTTACCTTTGTCTGCGGTTGTGGAAGCTTTGGCAGAGGTGTTGGTTGTTTTGGCTGTATCCGTTGTTGCTGGAGTGCTTGCACTGCCGGATGTGCTTGAGCCAGACGAGACGACATCATCTAGTCGGGATGCACCTGCGCCATCGTTGCCAGTACCACCGCCCAAGATTACTGGAATGTTGGTGATTGGATCAATCGGCAATTGTGGCAGGAATGGGAAGGTGATCGTAATTGGTGCTTCCGCAGGTACATACGTATCACTTACCGGTGTGTCAGAGAGTGGTGCGCCGCCTAATGCAGGCTCAGTACCTGTTACAGGTTCGCTATCCGGTGTTGCTGGATTCTCGGTTGCTGGTGCTTCTTGTTGTGGTGCTTGCAGGGACGCTGGAATAATGTCGACGTTGTACGTTTTGGAGCGTCCATTTGGAGCTGTTACTTTCATTTCGAGTGTTGTCAGATCGTCTGTGAGTGGAGCGGTATATTGCAGTTCGCCCGTACCATACACTTCATCCGTAACAGCGACGCCATTAACGGACAGTGTAGATTCTGGATCATAGACGCTAGCGAATACCGTTACATTGGACGCATCCGCGTTCATGCTGGCAGTATACGATGTGACATCTGGCTGGAATGACGGCTGTAAAGTGCCATTTTGCAGCGACAGTGCTGTCAGCTCGGAGCTTTGTTCCGGTGCGGTAGCATGAATGACGAAGTTCTTTTCAAATGTGCCGCCTTCTGGTCCAGTCACTCTCACGCGAATCGGATAGCTGCTTACGCCGCGTACGAGTGCGTTGGATACTTCAAGACGATTATCGTTAATATCAAAATACGTATTGCCTTCGCTGCCTTCACCAGATACAAGGCTGAAAATAAAGGCATCGTCTGGGTTGCTGCTGGTTGCGCTTAGTTGACCAACCACTGCACCTGCGGCAGAATCCCAAGTCAACGCATCGTTAGAGAGTGCAATGTCTGTTGGCAGGTCTTCTGGTGCTGTTTGGTAATCCGCATGAATGGCGGACAATGCAGCATTCATATTCGGGTTCACACTGCTGTAAAAGACCAGTTCAGTCGATTTGCCCGGCTTGAGATCGCCAGCGTTAAAGGTTAAGGTCAGCCAGTCATCCGCTAGTTGTGCATCGGTATGCTGTCCACCATCTGCACGGAAAGCTGGTTCGCTGTAAGCATCACGGCTGAAGCCGACGGATGCTTGTGCACGCTTGTCGCTTGCTACATACATAAATACATTATCGCTCACATTGCCCATCGCTACGGCGATCGCATCGGAGTCTTGTGGTGGATTGGAAGGAACCCAGTTGATGGTGCTGTTATCGTTGTTCAGATCAGCATCCATATCAGGATCAAGGAAACGCATATAGTGAACATCGTAAACGGAGTCGGTTACGCTGGTGTTAGTCAGAGTAATAGTAGTTTTATAGAAGGAATCTCCTGGTTTGAATGAAATGGTTTGATCTACTCCTAGGGCGTTATCTAGCGTTTTGCCGACTGTGCGTGCGGCAAGTTGGTCATCCGAGGATATATCTTGCGTTGTACCGGGGATTTCAATATTGCCGTTTAATTCTTCATTGATAAAGCTTTTGGCGGATGTACTGGAGGATTGTGGTTTGTATCCGACGATAAAGCCTTCTGATGGACTACCGGGCAGTACATAATCTCCACTGCTCATGTCCTTGCCAGTGTCGTAACCTTCACTGTCTGTGTTCAAACCGATGGTCTGGCGAAGCTGTCCGGGGTGAAAGCCTCCGGGACTGTTGCCGGTGGTTCCCAGCGTACCGCTGCCCGAAATGCCTAATTCCATGTATTGACCGCCTAAAAAGGTATCCTGACCAACTTGTCCATGCCGGGTAATACTTTCCGCATGAGTTGGTACAGAGGGCAGTAATAACAGAAGAGCCAGCCAGCCGCATGCGCCACGTCTGAGGGTTCTGTGCTGATGCGAACGCAGCTTGCTTTTGTTCATTTTAATATACCTCCTTTATCATTCGCGAGCTTTGCTTGTCGTTGCAAATCCCATAGTATCTTTATCGTACAGTTATTAAGGTTTTTTAACATTTAACTGTCAAAAAATTTAGCAAGTTTGCAAAAAAGTCATATCTTAACACTTTTTTAACAAGTAATACCGGTATTAAGATACGGAAGTTCCCGCTCCGTCCTAACACGATGCTGCCACAAGCCAAATCAAAAGGAAGCAAAAGGAAATCGTATCCCCTATTATGCAAATATATTGGTGCGAATATACGTTATTTTGCAAGAATAAGCTTAAAAAGTACGCAAGTAATGGTATTATAATAGAGATAATGATTGACAAGGATTTACTGAAAGTTCTAAAATTAGATAACCTAATAAATAGTAATGCTAAATAATTGCCGTTAACTACAAAATACGTGATGAAATTTCGGGGTGAATAATATGGAAGATATAAAATTTGAAGGAATCTCGCCGGTGGGCGAAGAACTGCTGCGCGCGTTTCGGATGTTCCGAAAGGCAGATTGGAAGCAAAAAGGCGTGGATGGTTATAAACCGAGTGAGATTATGGCGCTGATTTGTATTGGGAACCAAGAGGATTGCAAAAGCTGTGGGATTCAAGTATCCGAATTGAGTCGCATGCTGCGAGTAACCTCACCGACCGTCACCCAATTGATCAAGGGGATGGAAAATGACGGGCTGGTGGAACGCAATATGGACCCAAGTGACCGTCGTGCGGTTCGTGTGACATTGACCGACCGAGGCGAAACCATCATGGAACAATCGCTGTCTGGGTTTAAACGTTCATTTGAGGGATTGGTTGAATATCTAGGCGAGGAAGATAGTCGCAAGCTGGCACAACTGCTTGGACGTGCTTATCAATATTTTGAAGAACGAGTATTTGAACCGCTGGAGCCTACCCAAAAAGGGGATGGTCGAGGATGACCAGAATGCTTCGTCTATTGCGGCCTTATTATGGGGCCGCAATTTTTATTCTCTTATTAACATTTGTTCAAACAATGTCTGAACTGTATTTGCCGACCTTGATGGCGGACATTGTGGATACGGGTATTATGAGCGGGAATATTCCGTATATATGGAATATCGGCATTTACATGCTAATTGTTGCAGCAATTGGAATGATTTGTTCCATTTCGGCAAGTTTTTTTTCAGCGCGCGTATCGCTCGGCTTCGGACGTGATCTGCGTAGCCGTATTTTTGCGCATGTAGAGCATTTTTCGTTACAGGAATTCGATACAATTGGTACCGCTTCCTTAATTACGCGCACGACGAACGATATTACGCAATTGCAGCAGGTTCTGACCATGATGCTGCGTATGATGCTCATGGCGCCGCTCATGATGCTGGGCGGCATTATTATGGCTGTCTCCAAGCAGGGACAGCTGTCGTTGATCTTTATCGTAGCGATTCCGATACTGGGACTGACTATTTGGCTGATCGGACGGCAGGGCTTTCCATTATTCAAGGTGATCCAGCAAAAGCTAGATCGACTGAATATGGTTATTCGCGAGAATCTGACTGGTATTCGTGTCATCCGTGCCTTTAACCGAGATCGGTATGAAAATACACGCTTTGACGGTGCGAGTCGTGATCTGGCGGATACCGCCATTCGCGTGAACAAGCTTATGGCATTGATGATGCCAATGATGATGCTGATTCTTGACCTAGTAATTATCGCGATTGTCTGGTTTGGCAGTATTGAGATTGATCATGGACAGATGCAGGTTGGTGATCTGATGGCATTTGTTCAGTATGCGACCCAGATTCTGTTTTCCTTTCTGATGCTGTCAGCGATCTTCATTATGGTGCCACGGGCGATGGCTTCGATCTCGCGTATTAATGAAGTATTGGATATGCAGCCAGACATCGTTGACCCTACGCAACCGACTACGGCTGGACAAAGTACAACTGCGGCAGTGCTAGAATTTCGTAATGTGGAATTTTATTATCCGGGTGCAGAACAGCCAGCATTGCGTCAGATTTCGTTTACGGCAAAACGCGGTGAGGTGATCGCGATTATCGGCGGTACTGGCTCAGGCAAATCAACGCTGGTGAATCTGATTCCGCGCTTTTACGATGTGAGCGATGGTTCCATTCTGATCAATGGGGTGGATATTCGCGAGATGAAACAAGCAGAGCTGCGCCAACATATTGGTTATGTACCGCAAAAGGCGCTGCTGTTCACAGGCACGATTACGGATAATATTCGTTACGGTGCGAGTGAAGCGACAGCGGACGAGATCCGCCATGCGGCTGTCATTGCACAGGCAGATGAGTTTATCTCTGCTATGCCGGATGGATATGAATCGATGATCGCACAGGGCGGCACAAACGTCTCTGGCGGGCAAAAGCAGCGGCTGTCCATTGCGCGTGCACTGGTGCGTCGCCCAGAGCTGTATATTTTCGATGATAGCTTCTCAGCACTGGATTTCAAAACGGATGCACGTTTGCGCGCGGCGTTGAAGACGGAAACGACTGATTCTACAGTGCTGATGGTCGCGCAGCGAGTGAGTACGGTTCGCGATGCCGATCGCATCATCGTCTTGGATAATGGCGCTATTGTTGGCATGGGCAATCATCACGAATTGATGGAGCATAGTGAGGTCTATCGTGAAATTGTATCGTCGCAGTTGTCGGAGGAGGAGAGCGCATGAATCAACAGCAACCCAAACGACCACCTTCCCGCAGACCATCGGGCGGACCGATGGGAGGACCTCCTGGCGGTCATCCAGGCATGATGATGCCGGGCGATAAACCGAAAAACTTCGGTCGTACGCTCCGCCGATTGCTACGTTACTTGAAGCCACACCGTTTGCAATTGACGGGTGTGCTGGTGGCGGCAATTTTGAGTACATTGTTTAGTATTATCTCGCCGCGTATTCTAGGGATGGCGACGGATGAATTGTTTAACAGTGTGAGCAGTGGGCGAGAGATCAACTTTGGATGGATCTCGCGTTTGCTATTGATGCTCGCTGGATTGTATATATGTAGCGCCCTCTTTTCGTATATTCAGCAATTCTGGATGGCAGGCATTGCGCAGAATACCGTGTATGAGATGCGCCGCGAGATTAAGCGAAAGCTAACTCGTTTGCCGCTAAGTTATTATGATCGGCACAGTCATGGCGAGGTGCTGAGCCGTGTAACGAATGATGTGGAAAACATTAATACTACGCTTCAGCAAAGCTTGACCCAAACGATCACATCAGCGGTAACGCTGGTCGGTGTCATCATTATGATGCTGTCGCTTAGTCCGCTGATTACGCTGATCACTGTGCTGACGATCCCGCTTAGTCTGATCGCGACTATCTTCGTTGCCAAACGTTCGCAAAAGCATTTTGCCGGGCAGCAGGCGGCGCTGGGTGAACTGAATGGACATGTGGAAGAAATGTATACAGGTCATCCTATCGTCAAAGCATTCGGTCAGGAGCAGCAGTCACTGACGCAGTTTGATACGTTAAATGACCGACTGTATCAATCCGGCTGGCGCGCTCAGTTTATCTCCGGTATTATCATGCCGCTGATGAACTTTGTAAGCAATATCGGCTATGTGCTGATCTGTGTAGTCGGCGGTATTATGGTAACACGCGGTGCGATTGGCATCGGCGGCATTCAGGCGTTTATCCAATATGCACGCCAATTCTCGCAGCCGATTACGCAACTGGCGAATATCACGAATATTATTCAATCGGTGATTGCGTCGGCAGAACGCGTATTTGAAGTGCTGGATGAGCAGGAGGAGGTACAGCCTGCACCAGCTGCTGCGGAAGTCGATTCTGATTCTATAGGGAAAACGTCGGCTACGACGGTTGGTAGTCAGCGTGCAGTCCGTGGAGATGTGACCTTCGAGCATGTGCAGTTCGGCTACAAGCCGGAGCAACTGCTGATCGGTGATATGAGTATCAGCGTGCAGGCAGGGCAGACGGTAGCGATTGTAGGACCGACTGGTGCGGGCAAGACGACGCTGATCAATCTGCTGATGCGGTTCTATGAGCTGAACGGCGGTCGCATTATGATTGACGAGCGTGACATTACGGATATGCCGCGCGGAGAACTGCGCAGTCTGTTCGGTATGGTGCTACAAGACACATGGTTGTTCAGTGGTACGATTCGCGACAATATCGCTTATGGGCGAGAAGGCGCGAGTATGGAGCAGGTTGTACAGGCAGCCGAAGCGGCACGGGCGGATCATTTTATCCGTACGCTGCCGGATGGATACGATACGGTGCTGAATGAGGAAGCGTCGAATATTTCACAAGGACAAAAGCAATTGCTGACCATCGCGCGCGCCATTCTGGCTGATCCGTCGATTCTGATTTTGGATGAAGCGACCAGCAGTGTCGATACGAGAACCGAAGTGCTGATCCAGCAAGCGATGAACGAGCTGATGCGGGATCGCACCAGCTTCGTAATTGCCCACCGCTTGTCCACGATTCGCGGTGCCGATCTGATTCTGGTGATGAATCATGGCGAAGTGATCGAGCAAGGTACGCATGACCAGCTGCTAGAGCAAAACGGCTTTTATGCGGATCTGTATAACAGTCAGTTTTCCGATCAGGCGGTTGGTTGACGTGGGAATGCTTCATTGAGAAGGATGATGGAGCATGGTGAGGTATAGTGAACAGGATGAAGAATAGGTAATACAGTACTTGGAAAAAGGCTAGACTTGTCCCGCTGACTGACAGCTTATCTGCTGATTGGTCGGCGGGATTTTTTGTGAAGGAAGTCGTACAATAAGGATGGGAGACGCTGGCATATTCTCCGCTTCCGCTGGATTATTTAGCTCGCTGAGTTAGGATGTAGCTGATGTAAGTGATGTAAGTGATGTAAGTGATAGATAGGATGGAAAGGGAGTAGAGAATATGGATCAACATGATCAACGAGACGATATCCTTACCTATGAGCAGCGGAATATCTATGTATATTCGCTGGGGCATTCCTTGTTTCCGCTGGATTGGGAATTGTGCTTTTACGATATTACGGAGTACAAGGATATGTTAGCGCGCAAATATGCGCTGTCTGAGCAAAGGTATGAACACGTCACTGGCGGTCTGGATCGTATCTATACGGAGATCGACGGTTTGCTGCGATTGGCGCTTGAAGATGCGCAAGCGACGACACCGACTGCATTGCGCTGTCCGCCGCTAATGATGGCTTTGCCACGCGGAGATGCCAGTGGGCGTGCTGATTTTGTCATTATATTGAAGCTGGAAGCGGATGGAGAGACGCTGGTATATTCTCCGCTTCCACTGGATTATTTAGCCCGCTGAGTTAGGATGTAGAGTCATTTGGCACATCATAATCGGCAAAACGCTTGCCCGAATCGACCCAGCCGATATTGATCGCTTCCCACAGGTAAATGGACGCGGCGGTTGGATATGCTGTCCAGTTGATCTCATGCT
The sequence above is drawn from the Paenibacillus sp. JQZ6Y-1 genome and encodes:
- a CDS encoding NPP1 family protein, yielding MSKLLLSTALTATAFTAVMPMPSVHAAVIDHDKVVGFNEVTPTNDSQKAAKTFQPFLKVYNGSVPFPAVDAQGNTSGGLQPTGSSNGQSSKSTGQIYARSGWYNGVWAIMYAWYFPKDEASPSLGHRHDWEAAIVWIDNPAVANPKVQSISYSQHGDFKNTAPTSSNMSGTHALIGYRSIWPLNHSLFSVTDIGGTQPLINWEQLTPAAQTALNTTDFGSANVPLNDSNFTNNLQKAWFK
- a CDS encoding ATP-dependent DNA helicase; protein product: MTTLIEIPVRPLVEYVYRTGSIESGFRVAQSMQEGTRIHKQIQQGYDEHGEKEVHLKIEIPFRDLVFRIEGRCDGMWTDEHGLLTVDEIKSTSISAEDIGDGREVHWAQAQMYGHILAEQRELEQVRVQLTYVHKSSGRETKLERIRTRQELHDFAMDTLAKYAPYAEMLAEHRRRRNASIEGLPFPFSGYRSGQRQFAGAVYKTVGEKVNLFAEAPTGTGKTISTLFPVIKSIGSERAERLMYVTAKTVTRANAEDALQRMQQNGLHLHGVTITAKDKVCFCTADGMNGRENCAYIDGYYDRINEAILDMLTHETLMNREIIEQYAQKHTVCPFELSLDASYASDAVICDYNYVFDPRVSLKRLTDEQRKNTVLLVDEAHNLVDRGRNMFSAQLNKSSFLNLKRDFQTSSDPLSKIAGAINAYFLRLRKQMGEKDMISRSEAPEDLFKLLEEFVIRAEVTLLEQGADGEIELLLETYFATQTFLRIGRLYDLSSHITYVEVDGSEVLLRMFCIDPSLQLRQTAKGYRSVIHFSATLSPIRYYRDMLGAEEDDYNISIPSPFSREQLEVRIVPLSTRYRDRDKTRDELARLLAELVNGRSGNYLAFFPSYQYMRDVLEAFEALEPDSDILVQQSSMAEEERDKFLEAFRPDNERTLTGFAVMGGIFSEGVDLAGDRLTGVIIVGVGLPQLGPERELIREHFAREGHSGYNYAYVYPGMNKVLQAGGRLIRTEQDHGLLMLVDDRFLQNPYAQLLPPEWKPEH
- a CDS encoding S-layer homology domain-containing protein; translated protein: MNKSKLRSHQHRTLRRGACGWLALLLLLPSVPTHAESITRHGQVGQDTFLGGQYMELGISGSGTLGTTGNSPGGFHPGQLRQTIGLNTDSEGYDTGKDMSSGDYVLPGSPSEGFIVGYKPQSSSTSAKSFINEELNGNIEIPGTTQDISSDDQLAARTVGKTLDNALGVDQTISFKPGDSFYKTTITLTNTSVTDSVYDVHYMRFLDPDMDADLNNDNSTINWVPSNPPQDSDAIAVAMGNVSDNVFMYVASDKRAQASVGFSRDAYSEPAFRADGGQHTDAQLADDWLTLTFNAGDLKPGKSTELVFYSSVNPNMNAALSAIHADYQTAPEDLPTDIALSNDALTWDSAAGAVVGQLSATSSNPDDAFIFSLVSGEGSEGNTYFDINDNRLEVSNALVRGVSSYPIRVRVTGPEGGTFEKNFVIHATAPEQSSELTALSLQNGTLQPSFQPDVTSYTASMNADASNVTVFASVYDPESTLSVNGVAVTDEVYGTGELQYTAPLTDDLTTLEMKVTAPNGRSKTYNVDIIPASLQAPQQEAPATENPATPDSEPVTGTEPALGGAPLSDTPVSDTYVPAEAPITITFPFLPQLPIDPITNIPVILGGGTGNDGAGASRLDDVVSSGSSTSGSASTPATTDTAKTTNTSAKASTTADKGNTSKAAVVRKGYIQGYEDGTFRPDQQVTRAELAVMLQRLIGDNSDSSAVNFKDVPASYWASNGIQLVENNGWMKGYPDGSFQPGQALTRAELASLISRWKGLDSSDTSVATAADVQSNWAASDINKVVSAGLMKGFPDGKFYPNQPVTRAEVVTVLNRIQSSNAASGTAPSWKDVTPQHWAYDAINKASE
- a CDS encoding MarR family winged helix-turn-helix transcriptional regulator, producing MEDIKFEGISPVGEELLRAFRMFRKADWKQKGVDGYKPSEIMALICIGNQEDCKSCGIQVSELSRMLRVTSPTVTQLIKGMENDGLVERNMDPSDRRAVRVTLTDRGETIMEQSLSGFKRSFEGLVEYLGEEDSRKLAQLLGRAYQYFEERVFEPLEPTQKGDGRG
- a CDS encoding ABC transporter ATP-binding protein translates to MTRMLRLLRPYYGAAIFILLLTFVQTMSELYLPTLMADIVDTGIMSGNIPYIWNIGIYMLIVAAIGMICSISASFFSARVSLGFGRDLRSRIFAHVEHFSLQEFDTIGTASLITRTTNDITQLQQVLTMMLRMMLMAPLMMLGGIIMAVSKQGQLSLIFIVAIPILGLTIWLIGRQGFPLFKVIQQKLDRLNMVIRENLTGIRVIRAFNRDRYENTRFDGASRDLADTAIRVNKLMALMMPMMMLILDLVIIAIVWFGSIEIDHGQMQVGDLMAFVQYATQILFSFLMLSAIFIMVPRAMASISRINEVLDMQPDIVDPTQPTTAGQSTTAAVLEFRNVEFYYPGAEQPALRQISFTAKRGEVIAIIGGTGSGKSTLVNLIPRFYDVSDGSILINGVDIREMKQAELRQHIGYVPQKALLFTGTITDNIRYGASEATADEIRHAAVIAQADEFISAMPDGYESMIAQGGTNVSGGQKQRLSIARALVRRPELYIFDDSFSALDFKTDARLRAALKTETTDSTVLMVAQRVSTVRDADRIIVLDNGAIVGMGNHHELMEHSEVYREIVSSQLSEEESA
- a CDS encoding ABC transporter ATP-binding protein gives rise to the protein MNQQQPKRPPSRRPSGGPMGGPPGGHPGMMMPGDKPKNFGRTLRRLLRYLKPHRLQLTGVLVAAILSTLFSIISPRILGMATDELFNSVSSGREINFGWISRLLLMLAGLYICSALFSYIQQFWMAGIAQNTVYEMRREIKRKLTRLPLSYYDRHSHGEVLSRVTNDVENINTTLQQSLTQTITSAVTLVGVIIMMLSLSPLITLITVLTIPLSLIATIFVAKRSQKHFAGQQAALGELNGHVEEMYTGHPIVKAFGQEQQSLTQFDTLNDRLYQSGWRAQFISGIIMPLMNFVSNIGYVLICVVGGIMVTRGAIGIGGIQAFIQYARQFSQPITQLANITNIIQSVIASAERVFEVLDEQEEVQPAPAAAEVDSDSIGKTSATTVGSQRAVRGDVTFEHVQFGYKPEQLLIGDMSISVQAGQTVAIVGPTGAGKTTLINLLMRFYELNGGRIMIDERDITDMPRGELRSLFGMVLQDTWLFSGTIRDNIAYGREGASMEQVVQAAEAARADHFIRTLPDGYDTVLNEEASNISQGQKQLLTIARAILADPSILILDEATSSVDTRTEVLIQQAMNELMRDRTSFVIAHRLSTIRGADLILVMNHGEVIEQGTHDQLLEQNGFYADLYNSQFSDQAVG